One Symphalangus syndactylus isolate Jambi chromosome 20, NHGRI_mSymSyn1-v2.1_pri, whole genome shotgun sequence DNA segment encodes these proteins:
- the SMG8 gene encoding nonsense-mediated mRNA decay factor SMG8 produces the protein MAGPVSLRELLMGASAWMGSESPGGSPTEGGGSAAGGPEPPWREDEICVVGIFGKTALRLNSEKFSLVNTVCDRQVFPLFRHQDPGDSGPGIRTEAGAVGEAGGAEDPGAAAEDSVRGSGAAAEGNRTEAGSQDYSLLQAYYNQESKVLYLLLTSICDNSQLLRACRALQSGEAGGGLSLPHAEAHEFWKHQEKLQCLSLLYLFSVCHILLLVHPTCSFDITYDRVFRALDGLRQKVLPLLKTAIKDCPVGKDWKLNCRPCPPRLLFLFQLNGALKVEPPRNQDPAHPDKPKKHSPKRRLQHALEDQIYRIFRKSRVLTNQSINCLFTVPANQAFVYIVPGSQEEDPVGMLLDQLRSHCTVKDPESLLVPAPLSGPRRYQVMRQHSRQQLSFHIDSSSSSSSGQLVDFTLREFLWQHVELVLSKKGFDDSVGRNPQPSHFELPTYQKWISAASKLYEVAIDGKEEDLGSPTGELTSKILSSIKVLEGFLDIDTKFSENRCQKALPMAHSAYQSNLPHNYTMTVHKNQLAQALRVYSQHARGPAFHKYAMQLHEDCYKFWSNGHQLCEERSLTDQHCVHKFHSLPKSGEKPEADRNPPVLYHNSRARSTGACNCGRKQAPRDDPFDIKAANYDFYQLLEEKCCGKLDHINFPVFEPSTPDPAPAKNESSPAPPDSDADKLKEKEPQTQGESTSLSLALSLGQSTDSLGTYPADPQAGGDNPEVHGQVEVKTEKRPNLVDRQASTVEYLPGMLHSNCPKGLLPKFSSWSLVKLGPAKSYNFHTGLDQQGFIPGTNYLMPWDIVIRTRAEDEGDLDTNSWPAPNKAIPGKRSAVVMGRGRRRDDIARAFVGFEYEDSRGRRFMCSGPDKVMKVMGSGPKESALKALNSDMPLYILSSSQGRGLKPHYAQLMRLFVVVPDAPLQIILMPQVQPGPPPCPVFYPEKQEITLPPDGLWVLRFPYAYVTERGPCFPPKENVQLMSYKVLRGVLKAVTQ, from the exons ATGGCTGGTCCTGTGAGCTTGCGAGAGCTTCTAATGGGAGCGTCAGCCTGGATGGGCTCTGAAAGTCCCGGAGGGTCCCCTACTGAGGGCGGAGGGAGCGCGGCTGGCGGACCGGAGCCTCCATGGCGGGAGGATGAGATCTGCGTTGTGGGAATCTTCGGCAAGACGGCTCTACGCCTGAATTCCGAGAAGTTCTCTCTTGTGAATACGGTGTGCGACCGACAGGTCTTTCCCCTCTTTCGCCACCAAGATCCTGGGGATTCAGGACCTGGAATCAGGACTGAGGCTGGCGCCGTGGGTGAGGCCGGTGGAGCCGAGGACCCTGGGGCTGCAGCCGAGGATTCAGTTCGGGGAAGTGGAGCTGCCGCGGAAGGTAACCGAACTGAGGCAGGCTCCCAGGACTACAGCCTTCTGCAGGCCTACTACAATCAGGAAAGCAAAGTTCTGTATCTTCTCCTCACCTCCATCTGTGACAATTCACAGCTTCTACGGGCTTGTCGGGCTCTTCAGAGCGGGGAAGCTGGAGGTGGACTCTCTTTACCTCATGCAGAAGCACACGAGTTCTGGAAGCATCAAGAGAAGCTGCAGTGCCTCAGTCTCCTTTACCTATTCTCTGTCTGTCATATCTTGCTTCTGGTCCATCCCACTTGTTCCTTTGATATCACTTATGATCGAGTATTCAGAGCCCTGGATGGGCTGAGACAGAAGGTCCTGCCGCTCCTTAAAACAGCCATTAAGGATTGTCCAGTTGGCAAAGACTGGAAGCTAAACTGCCGACCTTGCCCACCTAGACTCCTTTTCCTCTTTCAACTCAATGGAGCCCTCAAGGTAGAACCTCCTCGGAACCAAGACCCAGCTCATCCAGACAAGCCCAAGAAACATTCTCCCAAAAGGAGGCTGCAGCATGCCCTGGAGGACCAGATCTATAGAATCTTCCGGAAGAGTCGTGTCTTGACTAATCAGAGCATCAACTGCCTCTTTACTGTGCCTGCCAACCAAGCTTTCGTGTACATAGTACCCGGAAGCCAGGAGGAGGACCCAGTAGGTATGTTGCTGGACCAACTTAGGAGTCATTGTACTGTGAAGGACCCGGAATCTTTGCTGGTGCCTGCACCCCTTTCTGGGCCTAGGCGATACCAGGTGATGAGGCAGCACAGCCGACAACAACTTTCCTTTCACATTGACAGCAGCAGTTCCAGTTCTTCAGGCCAGCTAGTGGATTTCACTCTTCGGGAATTCCTATGGCAGCATGTGGAGCTAGTCCTAAGCAAGAAAGGTTTCGATGACAGTGTGGGCAGGAACCCACAGCCTTCCCATTTTGAACTTCCTACTTATCAGAAGTGGATCTCAGCAGCTTCAAAACTGTATGAGGTGGCTATTGATGGGAAAGAGGAGGACTTGGGGTCACCCACTGGAGAGCTAACATCTAAGATTTTAAGCAGTATTAAAGTCTTGGAAGGATTTTTGGATATTGACACAAAATTCTCAGAAAACCGATGCCAAAAAGCTTTACCCATGGCCCACAGTGCCTACCAGTCAAATTTGCCTCATAATTACACAATGACTGTCCATAAGAATCAGCTTGCCCAGGCTCTTCGAGTGTACAGTCAACATGCTAGAGGTCCAGCATTTCACAAATACGCCATGCAGTTACATGAGGACTGCTACAAATTTTGGAGCAACGGCCATCAGCTCTGTGAGGAGAGGAGTTTAACTGATCAACACTGTGTACATAAATTTCACTCATTACCTAAATCAG GAGAAAAACCAGAGGCTGATAGAAATCCTCCTGTGCTATATCACAATAGCCGAGCTCGATCTACCGGTGCTTGCAACTGTGGAAGGAAACAAGCACCTCGAGATGATCCCTTTGATATCAAAGCAGCCAATTATGACTTCTATCAG CTTCTGGAAGAAAAGTGTTGTGGAAAATTGGATCATATCAATTTCCCAGTATTTGAACCAAGTACTCCAGATCCTGCTCCTGCTAAAAATGAATCCTCTCCTGCTCCTCCAGATTCGGATGCTGataaacttaaagaaaaagaacctCAAACCCAAGGAGAGAGCACAAGCCTGAGTTTAGCTTTGAGTTTGGGCCAATCCACGGATAGCTTAGGTACCTATCCAGCTGATCCACAAGCAGGAGGAGATAATCCAGAAGTTCATGGTCAAGTAGAAGTGAAAACTGAGAAGAGACCAAATTTGGTTGATCGACAGGCATCCACAGTTGAGTATCTCCCAGGCATGCTACATTCAAATTGCCCTAAAGGTCTCCTACCCAAATTCTCCAGCTGGTCTTTGGTTAAACTAGGCCCTGCTAAGTCTTATAACTTTCATACAGGTTTGGACCAACAGGGCTTTATTCCAGGAACAAATTATCTTATGCCTTGGGACATTGTCATCAGGACTAGAGCTGAAGATGAAGGAGACTTAGACACAAACTCTTGGCCTGCTCCAAATAAAGCTATTCCTGGAAAGAGAAGTGCAGTTGTAATGGGAAGAGGAAGACGGCGAGATGACATAGCTCGAGCTTTTGTGGGCTTTGAATACGAAGACTCTCGAGGTCGGAGATTCATGTGCTCTGGGCCTGACAAAGTAATGAAAGTAATGGGAAGTGGGCCAAAGGAATCAGCTTTAAAAGCCCTAAATAGTGACATGCCCTTATATATTCTGTCATCCTCTCAAGGTAGAGGGCTGAAACCTCATTATGCTCAACTTATGAGGCTTTTTGTTGTGGTTCCTGATGCTCCTTTGCAGATAATACTAATGCCTCAG GTTCAACCAGGCCCTCCACCATGTCCGGTATTCTACCCAGAAAAGCAAGAAATCACCCTTCCACCTGATGGCCTTTGGGTTTTGAGATTTCCTTATGCATATGTGACTGAGAGAGGACCTTGTTTCCCCCCTAAGGAAAATGTGCAGTTAATGAGCTACAAGGTGCTCCGTGGGGTTCTTAAGGCAGTAACACAATAA